Within Schaalia sp. HMT-172, the genomic segment CGACGATGCGCCGGGTGATCGACGAGGCCTGGGCGCGTTCGGGGGAGACGGCCCGTGGTCCTGGGTCCTCCCGTTTCATGCTCACGGCTTGATGACGGGCAGCGTCGACCAGGGGAAGTTGATCCACTTATCGGTGAAGGCCCACACGTAGTCGGGCTCGATGATGGACACCGGCTTCTTGTAGATGACCGCGCTGCGCGCCTCGACGCGCACGGCGGCGGAGCCATCCAGGGACAGGCCGTGCTCGTCGATGAGGTCCATGACCATCTTGAGGGTCTTGCCGGAGTCGGCGACGTCGTCGACGACGAGGACGCGCTTGCCGTCCATCGCGGAGACGTCCATGAGCGGGGGAAGCAGCATGGGCTCGTCGAGGGTTTCACCGATGCCGGAGTAGAACTCGACGTTCATGGTGCCGATCGCCTTGACGTCCATCGCGTAGGCGATGGCGCCGGCCGGGATGAGGCCGCCGCGCGCGATGGCGACGATCAGGTCCGGCACCCACCCGGAGTCAATGATCTGCTGGGTGAGCTCGCGAGATGCGTCGCCGAAGCCCTGCCATGTGAGGACTTCGCGGTCGGGAGCGGTGCTGGCGTCGGGGCTGGCGGTGGTACCCATGGCTTCCTTCTCTCGGGGGGTGTTGGGATCAAGGGTATCCCCGGGGGGTGTGTGTCTGCTCGCCTTTGGCTGTGTTCGGCCCTGTGACGTGGGCAGACGCACGCCGCGGGCGGCTTTCCGGCCCCGGCTGGCCCCTCCCCAAAACTCGCACGTAATTTAACTTGGTCAGTTTTTGAGTATGGCTTAAAACGTTGCAATTCCAACGGCTAGAGTTCAAAGTTTGAAAGAGTGATGGGGGAATTACGTGCGACGTTTTTGGGTAACCGGCACCATGGTTGGACTCCGTTGGCGCCGGCCCTAGCGCCGGCCCTGGCGCCGGCCCTAGCGGCGGAGCGCGGCGAGCTCGCGCTCGTAGACGCGACCGGGCGAGGCCGCCTTCCCCCGGTGCTCCCACGTGAGGATCAGTGCGGGGTCGAAAGCACGCGAGCACATCCCGCACGAGGAGACGCGCCGCGGCGCCCTGTAGAGGCGACGCTTGGCCCCGCAGCGCGGGCACGTGCCCACCCAGGGCGCGTCCGGGGCGGGGAGGGAGGAAGACAATCGCGCGGAGTCAGGCGCGCCGAGGGCTCGGGCTGCCCGCTTCCACGCGGCGTCGTGCCCGTGGGCGGGGCCGACGAGGGCGTGGGCGATCTCGTGCAGGATGACGCCCCGGATCGTGGTCGCGTCGTACAGGTCGGTGAGCGGTCCGGACAGGCTGATCGTGCGCGTGGAGTGCGTGCACGCCCCGGCCCGCCGCTTGGCGTGGTCGAAGCGGAAACGCCAGTCGGCCAACCCCGCCGCGTCCATGAGGGAGCGGGCGAGGACGCGCGCCTCCTCCCGCTTCATCGCGCCTCCGCGAGCACACCGAGCGCTCCGAGCGCTCCGAGCGGGCGCCTCGTGGTGGGAACGCTCAGGCGTGGGGTGAACAAGGAGACGCGACGCTTGTCCCGCTTCATCGCGCCCCCGCGAGGACGCCGAGCAGGCGCTTCATGGAGACCTTGTTGGGGGTTCCCAGGGTCTGGGCGAACATGGAGACGCGCAGCTCCTCGGCCATCCACCGCGCCTGCGTGAGCGCGGCGGCGCTGCGGGCCTCGTAGGGGCGTCGCTCCAGGGCCTGCCGCGTGGCGGCGATGTCGGCCTCGGCCTGGTGGATGCGGTCCATGTCCTCCAGGTCGCGCCCCAGCGCCCCGGGCGAGGAGGCGGCGCGCTCGATGCGCACGGCCCCGGCGCGCAGGTAGCGGGCCAGGTGCGGCAGCGCGGAGGCGGGAGTGGCGGACACGAAGCCCTCGTAGAGCAGGGTCCGCCCGTGCGCCGCGACGTCGCGCGTCGTCTCCTTGAGCGAGGCCTGGGGGTGGGAGCGCACCGCGGCGTCGGCCTCGGCGCTGGCCTCCAGCGCCCGCACGACGTGGGAGAGGATCTGGTAGACGCGGTCCTCGTGGGCGTCGCGCGCGGCCGCGACGAGGGTTTCGAAGGCCTCGGGGTCGCGCACGTTTGCGGGGGTGCTGAGCTCGTCGACGAGGGCCAGGGCTGAGGCCAGCTGCGCGTCCGCGACCAGGGCGGCCGTGTCCGCGTAGGGGGAGGCCGCCAGCATGAGGGCCTCGCGGCCCGTCCACCGCGTGGTGACGCGGTTCGTCGCCAGGGCGACGCGGGTGAGCAGCAGGCGGGCGAGGCCGGCGCGGTGCTCGCGGTCGGCCTCGGCGGCGCTGGCCATGACGCGCACGCCTGCCGCGGGGGCCGCGGCGCTGCCCTGGGGGACCAGCGCGGGGAAGGCCCGCAGGGTCATCGCGCCCGAGGTCTGGGTGATCGAGCGCGGCAGCATCGGCATCTCGGCGATGGCATCCGCGTGGAACGCCGGGTTCGGCGCGGGGGCCGAGGCCTGGGCCGCGTCGCGGGGGCCGGTGCCCGTCGCGGTCGCGCCGTGAGCCGGAGTGGAGGGACTCTCCCCACCGGGCGATCCCGTGGAGGTGTCGGTGGGGGAGGGTGCTCCACTCGCGGTGTTGTTCGCGCCGGTGGCAGCCTTCCTTGAGGTGCCGCGCCCGCGCTTGTTCCTGCGCGCCTGCTTCTCGCTGGCCTCCTCGAGGGCGGCGCGAACGGCCGTGCGCACCGCCTTGTTCGCGTCGCTGGCGAGGGAACGCTGCAGGTAGGCCAGGTCCTTGCCCGAGCCCAGCTCACGCCCCGAGGCGTCCGTGACGACGAAAGTCATGCGCAGGTGGTCGGGCAGGTGGGCGCGCGCGTGCGCCAGGTCCGCCTCGCTCAGGTCTACGCCGCGCAGGACGCGCACCGCGTGGGCGAGGGCATCCAGGACGGGGCCGTCGGTGAGCGTGCGGCGCGTGGAGGCACCTGCGGCGGGGGTGCCGGAGGCGCTGGCCGGCGTGGCCGCGCCCGATGCGACGGCTCCCGCGTGACTCCCAGTGCCGACGAGCGCGCCGGTCGTGGGATTCGTGCCCGGCTGCGCCGCTGCGCCCGTCGCGCCCGCGCCGGTCGCCTCGCCCGCGCTCGCTCCCGCCGAGGCCTGCTGTGCGGTGGCCTTCTGCGCGCCCTTCTTGGAGGCCTTTGCGGGAGAATTGCGCGTCGAGACTCGGCCTGA encodes:
- a CDS encoding phosphoribosyltransferase, with the translated sequence MGTTASPDASTAPDREVLTWQGFGDASRELTQQIIDSGWVPDLIVAIARGGLIPAGAIAYAMDVKAIGTMNVEFYSGIGETLDEPMLLPPLMDVSAMDGKRVLVVDDVADSGKTLKMVMDLIDEHGLSLDGSAAVRVEARSAVIYKKPVSIIEPDYVWAFTDKWINFPWSTLPVIKP
- a CDS encoding SprT-like domain-containing protein, with product MKREEARVLARSLMDAAGLADWRFRFDHAKRRAGACTHSTRTISLSGPLTDLYDATTIRGVILHEIAHALVGPAHGHDAAWKRAARALGAPDSARLSSSLPAPDAPWVGTCPRCGAKRRLYRAPRRVSSCGMCSRAFDPALILTWEHRGKAASPGRVYERELAALRR